A window of Rhododendron vialii isolate Sample 1 chromosome 11a, ASM3025357v1 contains these coding sequences:
- the LOC131307940 gene encoding uncharacterized protein LOC131307940 isoform X1 has translation MGKVKGKHRLDKYYHLAKEHGYRSRAAWKLVQLDSKFSFLRSSRGVLDLCAAPGGWMQVAVERVPVGSLVIGVDLVPIRPVRGAIGVEEDITKPQCRATVKRLMSENGCRAFDLVLHDGSPNVGGAWAQEATSQNALVIDSVKLATEFLAPKGTFVTKVFRSQDYSAVLYCLRQLFEKVDVDKPAASRSTSAEIYIIGLKYKAPAKIDPRLLDFKHLFQGGKEPPKVLDVLRGTKQKRHRDGYEDGATVLRKVCSASDFVWSDSPLEILGSVTSITFNDPACLPITDHALTTEEVKALCDDLRVLGKQDFKHLLKWRMSIRKALSPSHKATSTTDVEPESKVDEDEKMLNEMEELTYAMDRKKKRAKKVLAKRQAKEKSRKATGMQVDATEDGYTDHELFSLSSMKGKKDLAVVDTGEYDDETGDVVDSEDETRKEQQELSSSDVDSDEERKRYDEQMEEMLDQAYERFVEKKEGSTKQRKRLKQMHLKDGELSEDGDEDERIPLDQDSDNDGADHEANPLVVPLEEEPTQEEIARKWFLLDVFDEADDELVGDVDKFDSEDEMKVDEAPKQLRLAEGTKKIDMQVAEPVEPPTVPAKNKKNREKEIQPSKKTEDDFEIVPAPASDSSDDSSSDESDDDVETKAEILAYAKKMLRKKQREQMLDDAYNKHMFHDKGLPKWFEDEEKKHRQLVKPITKEEVAAMRAQFKAIDARSSKKVLQAKARKKRVAMRQLEKVRKKANTISDQADISDRSKTKMIESLYKKSTPKRPQKEYVVAKKGVQVKVGKGKVLVDRRMKKDARADKKGKGNSKKGKGGQKGKGDGKGGQKGKGDGKGSAKGKSGYKGRKVRKG, from the exons ATGGGCAAGGTGAAGGGAAAGCATCGCTTGGACAAATACTACCACTTGGCCAAAGAACACGGCTACAGATCCCGCGCGGCATGGAAGCTCGTCCAGCTCGACTCCAAGTTCAGCTTCCTCCGCTCCTCCCGCGGCGTCCTCGACCTCTGCGCCGCCCCCGGCGGCTGGATGCAGGTAGCCGTCGAGCGAGTCCCCGTCGGCAGCCTCGTCATCGGCGTCGACCTCGTCCCCATCCGCCCCGTGCGCGGCGCCATCGGCGTCGAGGAGGACATCACCAAGCCCCAGTGCAGGGCCACCGTCAAGAGGCTTATGAGCGAGAACGGATGCAGGGCGTTCGATCTGGTGTTGCACGATGGGTCGCCGAACGTCGGTGGTGCTTGGGCGCAGGAGGCGACGAGTCAGAACGCTTTGGTTATTGATTCTGTGAAGCTTGCTACGGAGTTTTTGGCGCCGAAAGGAACCTTCGTTActaaa GTTTTCAGGTCTCAAGATTACAGTGCTGTCCTGTACTGCCTTAGACAG CTATTCGAAAAGGTTGATGTGGATAAACCTGCAGCCAGTCGTTCAACGTCTGCTGAGATTTATATCATTGGTTTGAAGTACAAGGCCCCTGCAAAGATTGATCCACGTCTTCTTGATTTTAAGCATCTATTCCAGGGAGGAAAAGAACCTCCAAAG GTGCTGGACGTACTTAGAGGAACCAAGCAAAAGAGACACCgtgatgg GTATGAAGATGGAGCGACAGTTTTGAGGAAGGTTTGCTCAGCTTCGGATTTTGTTTGGTCTGACTCTCCCCTTGAGATTCTTGGTTCAGTTACATCTATCACTTTCAATGATCCTGCTTGTTTGCCTATAACAGATCATGCCCTGACAACAGAAGAG GTTAAAGCTCTTTGCGATGATCTGCGTGTCTTGGGAAAGCAAGACTTCAAGCATCTTTTGAA GTGGCGTATGAGTATAAGAAAGGCACTGTCCCCCTCACACAAGGCTACTTCAACCACTGATGTCGAGCCTGAGAGTAAGGTTGATGAAGATGAGAAAATGCTTAATGAGATGGAGGAGTTGACTTATGCTATGGATCGCAAGAAGAAACGAGCTAAAAAAGTTCTTGCAAAAAGACAAGCTAAG GAAAAATCAAGGAAAGCAACAGGGATGCAAGTGGATGCTACGGAGGATGGTTACACTGATCATGAGTTGTTTTCTCTATCTTCTATGAAG GGGAAGAAGGATTTAGCAGTTGTTGATACTGGTGAATATGATGATGAAACTGGTGATGTGGTAGATAGTGAAGATGAAACCCGTAAAGAGCAGCAGGAATTATCTTCTAGTGATGTGGATTCTGACGAAGAACGCAAAAG ATACGATGAGCAGATGGAAGAGATGCTTGATCAGGCTTATGaacgttttgtggagaaaaaagaaggaagtaCAAAGCAGAGAAAGCGTTTAAAGCAGATGCATTTGAAAGATGGTGAACTTTCTGAG GATGGTGATGAAGATGAGAGGATTCCTTTAGACCAAGATTCAGACAATGATGGGGCAGATCATGAAGCAAATCCTCTCGTGGTGCCACTCGAGGAAGAACCAACTCAAGAGGAGATTGCTAGGAAGTGGTTTCTTTTAGATGTCTTTGATGAGGCAGATGATGAGCTTGTGGGAGACGTGGATAAGTTCGATAGTGAAGATGAAATGAAGGTGGATGAAGCACCGAAACAACTCAGGCTTGCGGAAgggaccaaaaaaattgatatgcAGGTGGCTGAGCCAGTAGAACCGCCCACTGTTCCCgcaaagaacaagaaaaacagagagaaagaaATTCAACCTTCAAAGAAAACTGAAGATGATTTTGAGATAGTCCCCGCTCCAGCTTCAGATTCTAGCGATGACTCATCTTCTGATGAATCGGATGACGATGTGGAAACAAAAGCTGAGATTTTGGCATATGCGAAGAAAATGTTGAGGAAAAAGCAAAGGGAGCAAATGTTAGATGATGCCTACAACAAACATATGTTCCATGATAAGGGATTGCCCAAATGGTTCGAGGATGAAGAGAAGAAGCATCGTCAACTAGTGAAGCCCATCACTAAAGAGGAGGTCGCTGCAATGAGGGCCCAATTCAAAGCAATTGATGCGCGGTCTTCTAAGAAGGTTCTCCAAGCCAAGGCCCGGAAGAAGCGTGTAGCGATGAGGCAGCTAGAAAAGGTTCGGAAGAAGGCAAACACCATATCGGACCAAGCAGACATATCGGATCGTTCGAAGACAAAGATGATTGAAAGCCTTTATAAGAAGTCGACGCCCAAAAGGCCTCAAAAGGAGTATGTGGTGGCAAAGAAAGGGGTCCAAGTGAAGGTTGGAAAGGGGAAAGTGCTTGTCGATCGACGGATGAAGAAGGATGCAAGGGCGGACAAGAAAGGCAAGGGTAATTCGAAGAAGGGAAAGGGTGGCCAGAAAGGTAAAGGGGATGGAAAGGGTGGTCAGAAAGGTAAAGGGGATGGAAAGGGTTCAGCAAAGGGGAAAAGTGGGTACAAAGGTAGAAAGGTGAGAAAGGGCTAA
- the LOC131307940 gene encoding uncharacterized protein LOC131307940 isoform X2, protein MGKVKGKHRLDKYYHLAKEHGYRSRAAWKLVQLDSKFSFLRSSRGVLDLCAAPGGWMQVAVERVPVGSLVIGVDLVPIRPVRGAIGVEEDITKPQCRATVKRLMSENGCRAFDLVLHDGSPNVGGAWAQEATSQNALVIDSVKLATEFLAPKGTFVTKVFRSQDYSAVLYCLRQLFEKVDVDKPAASRSTSAEIYIIGLKYKAPAKIDPRLLDFKHLFQGGKEPPKVLDVLRGTKQKRHRDGYEDGATVLRKVCSASDFVWSDSPLEILGSVTSITFNDPACLPITDHALTTEEVKALCDDLRVLGKQDFKHLLKWRMSIRKALSPSHKATSTTDVEPESKVDEDEKMLNEMEELTYAMDRKKKRAKKVLAKRQAKEKSRKATGMQVDATEDGYTDHELFSLSSMKGKKDLAVVDTGEYDDETGDVVDSEDETRKEQQELSSSDVDSDEERKRYDEQMEEMLDQAYERFVEKKEGSTKQRKRLKQMHLKDGELSEDGDEDERIPLDQDSDNDGADHEANPLVVPLEEEPTQEEIARKWFLLDVFDEADDELVGDVDKFDSEDEMKVDEAPKQLRLAEGTKKIDMQVAEPVEPPTVPAKNKKNREKEIQPSKKTEDDFEIVPAPASDSSDDSSSDESDDDVETKAEILAYAKKMLRKKQREQMLDDAYNKHMFHDKGLPKWFEDEEKKHRQLVKPITKEEVAAMRAQFKAIDARSSKKVLQAKARKKRVAMRQLEKVRKKANTISDQADISDRSKTKMIESLYKKSTPKRPQKEYVVAKKGVQVKVGKGKVLVDRRMKKDARADKKGKGNSKKGKGGQKGKGDGKGSAKGKSGYKGRKVRKG, encoded by the exons ATGGGCAAGGTGAAGGGAAAGCATCGCTTGGACAAATACTACCACTTGGCCAAAGAACACGGCTACAGATCCCGCGCGGCATGGAAGCTCGTCCAGCTCGACTCCAAGTTCAGCTTCCTCCGCTCCTCCCGCGGCGTCCTCGACCTCTGCGCCGCCCCCGGCGGCTGGATGCAGGTAGCCGTCGAGCGAGTCCCCGTCGGCAGCCTCGTCATCGGCGTCGACCTCGTCCCCATCCGCCCCGTGCGCGGCGCCATCGGCGTCGAGGAGGACATCACCAAGCCCCAGTGCAGGGCCACCGTCAAGAGGCTTATGAGCGAGAACGGATGCAGGGCGTTCGATCTGGTGTTGCACGATGGGTCGCCGAACGTCGGTGGTGCTTGGGCGCAGGAGGCGACGAGTCAGAACGCTTTGGTTATTGATTCTGTGAAGCTTGCTACGGAGTTTTTGGCGCCGAAAGGAACCTTCGTTActaaa GTTTTCAGGTCTCAAGATTACAGTGCTGTCCTGTACTGCCTTAGACAG CTATTCGAAAAGGTTGATGTGGATAAACCTGCAGCCAGTCGTTCAACGTCTGCTGAGATTTATATCATTGGTTTGAAGTACAAGGCCCCTGCAAAGATTGATCCACGTCTTCTTGATTTTAAGCATCTATTCCAGGGAGGAAAAGAACCTCCAAAG GTGCTGGACGTACTTAGAGGAACCAAGCAAAAGAGACACCgtgatgg GTATGAAGATGGAGCGACAGTTTTGAGGAAGGTTTGCTCAGCTTCGGATTTTGTTTGGTCTGACTCTCCCCTTGAGATTCTTGGTTCAGTTACATCTATCACTTTCAATGATCCTGCTTGTTTGCCTATAACAGATCATGCCCTGACAACAGAAGAG GTTAAAGCTCTTTGCGATGATCTGCGTGTCTTGGGAAAGCAAGACTTCAAGCATCTTTTGAA GTGGCGTATGAGTATAAGAAAGGCACTGTCCCCCTCACACAAGGCTACTTCAACCACTGATGTCGAGCCTGAGAGTAAGGTTGATGAAGATGAGAAAATGCTTAATGAGATGGAGGAGTTGACTTATGCTATGGATCGCAAGAAGAAACGAGCTAAAAAAGTTCTTGCAAAAAGACAAGCTAAG GAAAAATCAAGGAAAGCAACAGGGATGCAAGTGGATGCTACGGAGGATGGTTACACTGATCATGAGTTGTTTTCTCTATCTTCTATGAAG GGGAAGAAGGATTTAGCAGTTGTTGATACTGGTGAATATGATGATGAAACTGGTGATGTGGTAGATAGTGAAGATGAAACCCGTAAAGAGCAGCAGGAATTATCTTCTAGTGATGTGGATTCTGACGAAGAACGCAAAAG ATACGATGAGCAGATGGAAGAGATGCTTGATCAGGCTTATGaacgttttgtggagaaaaaagaaggaagtaCAAAGCAGAGAAAGCGTTTAAAGCAGATGCATTTGAAAGATGGTGAACTTTCTGAG GATGGTGATGAAGATGAGAGGATTCCTTTAGACCAAGATTCAGACAATGATGGGGCAGATCATGAAGCAAATCCTCTCGTGGTGCCACTCGAGGAAGAACCAACTCAAGAGGAGATTGCTAGGAAGTGGTTTCTTTTAGATGTCTTTGATGAGGCAGATGATGAGCTTGTGGGAGACGTGGATAAGTTCGATAGTGAAGATGAAATGAAGGTGGATGAAGCACCGAAACAACTCAGGCTTGCGGAAgggaccaaaaaaattgatatgcAGGTGGCTGAGCCAGTAGAACCGCCCACTGTTCCCgcaaagaacaagaaaaacagagagaaagaaATTCAACCTTCAAAGAAAACTGAAGATGATTTTGAGATAGTCCCCGCTCCAGCTTCAGATTCTAGCGATGACTCATCTTCTGATGAATCGGATGACGATGTGGAAACAAAAGCTGAGATTTTGGCATATGCGAAGAAAATGTTGAGGAAAAAGCAAAGGGAGCAAATGTTAGATGATGCCTACAACAAACATATGTTCCATGATAAGGGATTGCCCAAATGGTTCGAGGATGAAGAGAAGAAGCATCGTCAACTAGTGAAGCCCATCACTAAAGAGGAGGTCGCTGCAATGAGGGCCCAATTCAAAGCAATTGATGCGCGGTCTTCTAAGAAGGTTCTCCAAGCCAAGGCCCGGAAGAAGCGTGTAGCGATGAGGCAGCTAGAAAAGGTTCGGAAGAAGGCAAACACCATATCGGACCAAGCAGACATATCGGATCGTTCGAAGACAAAGATGATTGAAAGCCTTTATAAGAAGTCGACGCCCAAAAGGCCTCAAAAGGAGTATGTGGTGGCAAAGAAAGGGGTCCAAGTGAAGGTTGGAAAGGGGAAAGTGCTTGTCGATCGACGGATGAAGAAGGATGCAAGGGCGGACAAGAAAGGCAAGGGTAATTCGAAGAAGGGAAAGGGTGGCCAGAAAG GTAAAGGGGATGGAAAGGGTTCAGCAAAGGGGAAAAGTGGGTACAAAGGTAGAAAGGTGAGAAAGGGCTAA
- the LOC131307937 gene encoding transcription factor bHLH63-like isoform X2 — MNRALPEMLHCINTPGNVAGSFTDMSVLERQRARIKWQQEQLLNQPPCYFEANNQFNGYSMPNHAQEFHNLINSEVGLVVKADPGLDNRWQEFGQFGGEGSGLGSSGFVNGSGFELNYGISRTLSCPQEVAAAMEAARRESVSPEKMSSAVGRESFKKRKADRNQSLKAVAEEEPNEKRIKECNEEDESKITEEYSNNSKNTTNNDYNIKRETSADTSKDNSKVSEVQKPDYIHVRARRGQATDSHSLAERVRREKISERMKYLQDLVPGCNKITGKAGMLDEIINYVQSLQRQVEFLSMKLAAVNPSLDFNIDSFFAKEVFPASTSNFAIGVQSEITNPAYLQFNPLQQLASCTGLEMGINTPDMALRRTTSAPLSLPETFLDSSCFDQIQTSTAWDGNLQNIYGMEFLQGRSTSFSAQQFTGSNEASNLKMEM; from the exons ATGAACAGAGCGTTGCCGGAGATGCTACACTGCATTAACACGCCGGGGAATGTCGCCGGGAGTTTTACGGACATGAGTGTGCTGGAGAGACAGAGAGCTCGGATCAAGTGGCAACAAGAACAGTTACTCAATCAACCACCTTGTTACTTTGAGGCGAACAATCAGTTTAATGGGTACTCTATGCCAAACCACGCTCAGGAATTTCACAACTTGATCAACAGTGAGGTGGGTCTTGTAGTGAAGGCGGATCCGGGTTTGGATAACAGGTGGCAGGAATTTGGTCAGTTTGGTGGGGAGGGTTCGGGTCTTGGGTCTAGTGGGTTTGtgaatgggtctgggtttgagCTGAATTATGGAATATCAAGGACTCTTAGCTGCCCACAAGAAGTGGCGGCGGCAATGGAGGCGGCACGGAGGGAGTCCGTTTCGCCTGAGAAGATGAGTTCTGCAGTGGGAAGGGAGAGCTTCAAGAAGAGGAAGGCTGACAGGAACCAGAGTCTAAAG GCAGTAGCAGAAGAGGAACCTAACGAGAAAAGGATCAAAGAATGTAATGAAGAGGATGAGTCCAAGATCACAGAGGAATATAGCAACAACAGCAAGAACACCACCAACAACGATTATAACATTAAGAGAGAAACTTCTGCAGATACCTCAAAGGACAACTCAAAGGTTTCCGAGGTCCAAAAGCCCGATTACATCCACGTTCGCGCGCGCCGCGGCCAAGCCACTGACAGCCACAGCTTAGCTGAAAGA GTGAGGAGGGAGAAAATCAGTGAGAGAATGAAATATCTACAAGATTTAGTACCAGGATGTAATAAAATCACGGGAAAGGCCGGAATGCTCGACGAAATCATCAACTATGTCCAATCTCTTCAAAGACAAGTGGAG TTCCTGTCTATGAAACTAGCTGCTGTAAATCCATCACTCGACTTCAACATTGACAGCTTTTTCGCAAAAGAG GTTTTTCCAGCAAGCACGTCCAATTTCGCAATTGGGGTACAATCAGAAATTACTAATCCTGCCTACCTCCAGTTTAATCCACTACAACAACTAGCTTCATGTACTGGGTTGGAAATGGGAATCAATACTCCTGATATGGCACTTCGAAGGACTACCAGCGCTCCTCTATCGCTACCCGAAACATTTCTCGATTCATCCTGTTTCGAT CAAATCCAAACCTCAACAGCTTGGGATGGAAATTTGCAAAACATTTACGGTATGGAGTTTCTGCAAGGAAGATCAACCTCATTTTCAGCCCAGCAATTTACAG GTTCGAATGAAGCAAGCAATCTGAAGATGGAGATGTGA
- the LOC131307937 gene encoding transcription factor bHLH63-like isoform X1 — MNRALPEMLHCINTPGNVAGSFTDMSVLERQRARIKWQQEQLLNQPPCYFEANNQFNGYSMPNHAQEFHNLINSEVGLVVKADPGLDNRWQEFGQFGGEGSGLGSSGFVNGSGFELNYGISRTLSCPQEVAAAMEAARRESVSPEKMSSAVGRESFKKRKADRNQSLKAVAEEEPNEKRIKECNEEDESKITEEYSNNSKNTTNNDYNIKRETSADTSKDNSKVSEVQKPDYIHVRARRGQATDSHSLAERVRREKISERMKYLQDLVPGCNKITGKAGMLDEIINYVQSLQRQVEFLSMKLAAVNPSLDFNIDSFFAKEVIASTQQVFPASTSNFAIGVQSEITNPAYLQFNPLQQLASCTGLEMGINTPDMALRRTTSAPLSLPETFLDSSCFDQIQTSTAWDGNLQNIYGMEFLQGRSTSFSAQQFTGSNEASNLKMEM, encoded by the exons ATGAACAGAGCGTTGCCGGAGATGCTACACTGCATTAACACGCCGGGGAATGTCGCCGGGAGTTTTACGGACATGAGTGTGCTGGAGAGACAGAGAGCTCGGATCAAGTGGCAACAAGAACAGTTACTCAATCAACCACCTTGTTACTTTGAGGCGAACAATCAGTTTAATGGGTACTCTATGCCAAACCACGCTCAGGAATTTCACAACTTGATCAACAGTGAGGTGGGTCTTGTAGTGAAGGCGGATCCGGGTTTGGATAACAGGTGGCAGGAATTTGGTCAGTTTGGTGGGGAGGGTTCGGGTCTTGGGTCTAGTGGGTTTGtgaatgggtctgggtttgagCTGAATTATGGAATATCAAGGACTCTTAGCTGCCCACAAGAAGTGGCGGCGGCAATGGAGGCGGCACGGAGGGAGTCCGTTTCGCCTGAGAAGATGAGTTCTGCAGTGGGAAGGGAGAGCTTCAAGAAGAGGAAGGCTGACAGGAACCAGAGTCTAAAG GCAGTAGCAGAAGAGGAACCTAACGAGAAAAGGATCAAAGAATGTAATGAAGAGGATGAGTCCAAGATCACAGAGGAATATAGCAACAACAGCAAGAACACCACCAACAACGATTATAACATTAAGAGAGAAACTTCTGCAGATACCTCAAAGGACAACTCAAAGGTTTCCGAGGTCCAAAAGCCCGATTACATCCACGTTCGCGCGCGCCGCGGCCAAGCCACTGACAGCCACAGCTTAGCTGAAAGA GTGAGGAGGGAGAAAATCAGTGAGAGAATGAAATATCTACAAGATTTAGTACCAGGATGTAATAAAATCACGGGAAAGGCCGGAATGCTCGACGAAATCATCAACTATGTCCAATCTCTTCAAAGACAAGTGGAG TTCCTGTCTATGAAACTAGCTGCTGTAAATCCATCACTCGACTTCAACATTGACAGCTTTTTCGCAAAAGAG GTTATTGCTTCCACACAACAGGTTTTTCCAGCAAGCACGTCCAATTTCGCAATTGGGGTACAATCAGAAATTACTAATCCTGCCTACCTCCAGTTTAATCCACTACAACAACTAGCTTCATGTACTGGGTTGGAAATGGGAATCAATACTCCTGATATGGCACTTCGAAGGACTACCAGCGCTCCTCTATCGCTACCCGAAACATTTCTCGATTCATCCTGTTTCGAT CAAATCCAAACCTCAACAGCTTGGGATGGAAATTTGCAAAACATTTACGGTATGGAGTTTCTGCAAGGAAGATCAACCTCATTTTCAGCCCAGCAATTTACAG GTTCGAATGAAGCAAGCAATCTGAAGATGGAGATGTGA
- the LOC131307939 gene encoding syntaxin-112-like translates to MNDLMTKSFLSFIELKKQAMKDLEAGPDLEMGQLDPVDEKNLSQFFEQVAGIKADMEEITNLLLDLQSLNEETKSTHSAKVIRGLRDRINSDMVAVLRKAKIIKTKLELLDQSNVVNRSISVGFKEGSPVDRTRMSVTNGLRIKLKDMMNDFQCLREKIVKEHKEGLKRRYYSATGQEPTEEMMEKMVLGNGQVGIFEGKGDLVMENQERHEVLKEIQRSLTELHQVFLDMAVLVETQGEKINDIQENVVSAAAYVSGGTKELVQAKEMKKRRDWVCWVGIVVLLVLLVCLFAILT, encoded by the coding sequence ATGAATGATCTTATGACCAAATCGTTCCTCAGCTTCATCGAATTGAAGAAACAGGCCATGAAAGATCTTGAGGCCGGGCCAGATCTTGAAATGGGTCAACTTGACCCAGTTGATGAGAAGAACCTGTCACAGTTCTTCGAACAGGTGGCCGGAATCAAAGCAGATATGGAAGAGATTACTAATCTCCTCCTGGATCTTCAATCCCTAAACGAAGAGACGAAATCCACTCACAGTGCTAAAGTTATCCGAGGCCTTAGAGACCGAATCAACTCAGACATGGTTGCTGTTCTTCGGAAGGCgaaaatcatcaaaacaaaattggaaTTGCTTGATCAATCCAATGTAGTTAACCGGAGCATATCGGTTGGATTCAAAGAGGGAAGCCCCGTGGATCGAACAAGAATGTCTGTGACTAATGGGTTGAGAATCAAGTTGAAAGATATGATGAATGATTTTCAGTGCTTGAGGGAAAAGATTGTTAAAGAGCATAAGGAAGGGCTTAAGAGGAGGTACTATAGTGCCACAGGACAGGAACCCACTGAGGAAATGATGGAAAAGATGGTTTTGGGAAATGGGCAAGTTGGGATTTTCGAAGGGAAGGGAGATTTGGTGATGGAGAATCAAGAAAGGCATGAGGTATTGAAGGAGATTCAGAGGAGCTTGACCGAGCTCCACCAGGTTTTTCTTGATATGGCTGTTTTGGTTGAGACTCAAGGCGAAAAGATCAATGATATCCAGGAAAACGTCGTCAGTGCCGCGGCCTATGTCAGTGGGGGGACAAAGGAACTTGTTCAAGCTAAGGAGATGAAGAAGAGGAGGGATTGGGTTTGCTGGGTTGGGATTGTGGTGCTGCTGGTGTTACTGGTATGCCTTTTCGCAATTCTGACCTGA
- the LOC131307938 gene encoding universal stress protein PHOS32, whose translation MEPLMEEEEYNWREVKLPSLIPVVPEPELERETGERRRGRDILIAVDHGPNSKHAFDWALVHLARIADTIHLIHAVSSLKNGLVYEAAQGLMEKLAVEAFEVAMVKTLARIVEGDAGKAICKEAERLKPAAVVMGTRGRSLIQSVLQGSVSEYCFHNCKTAPIIIVPGKEAGEESVV comes from the exons atggaaccTCTAATGGAGGAAGAAGAGTACAACTGGAGAGAAGTGAAGCTACCGTCGCTGATACCGGTGGTGCCGGAGCCGGAGCTGGAGAGAGAAACCGGCGAGAGGCGCCGCGGCCGCGATATCCTCATAGCAGTGGATCACGGGCCCAACAGCAAGCACGCCTTCGATTGGGCCCTGGTTCACCTAGCTAGGATCGCAGACACCATTCATCTGATCCACGCCGTCTCCA GTTTGAAGAACGGCCTTGTGTACGAGGCCGCGCAGGGGCTTATGGAGAAGCTTGCGGTGGAGGCTTTTGAGGTCGCCATG GTGAAGACATTGGCTCGCATAGTTGAAGGAGATGCAGGAAAGGCAATTTGCAAAGAAGCAGAAAGGTTAAAACCAGCAGCTGTAGTCATGGGTACCAGAGGTAGAAGCTTAATccaaag TGTACTGCAGGGAAGTGTCAGTGAGTATTGCTTCCACAACTGTAAAACAGCACCCATAATCATAGTTCCAGGAAAAG AAGCAGGAGAGGAGTCTGTGGTTTAG